Proteins encoded by one window of Lathyrus oleraceus cultivar Zhongwan6 chromosome 1, CAAS_Psat_ZW6_1.0, whole genome shotgun sequence:
- the LOC127119283 gene encoding isocitrate dehydrogenase [NADP] gives MLRASPSFFRLTTTTTTTTTRMFSSTSSISSLRNPNFLFPSTSSPHSSKLSLPPHSLSFSNNRNRNRISFRCFASRPIHVVNPIVEMDGDEMTRIIWTMIKDKLIFPYLDLNIKYFDLGIENRDATDDRVTVESAEATLKYNVAVKCATITPDETRVKEFGLKSMWRSPNGTIRNILNGTVFREPIICRNIPRIIPGWKKPICIGRHAFGDQYRATDTVINGPGKLKLVFVPEDGNTPVELDVHNFKGPGVALAMYNVDESIRAFAESSMSLAFTKKWPLYLSTKNTILKKYDGRFKDIFQEVYEERWQQKFEEHSIWYEHRLIDDMVAYALKSEGGYVWACKNYDGDVQSDLLAQGFGSLGLMASVLLSSDGKTLEAEAAHGTVTRHFRFHQKGQETSTNSIASIFAWTRGLEHRAKLDNNEKLLDFAKKLEAACVETVESGKMTKDLALLIHGPKVSREFYLNTEEFIDAVASNLESKLREPATATV, from the exons ATGTTGAGAGCATCACCATCATTCTTTCGATtaaccaccaccaccaccaccaccaccaccagaaTGTTCTCTTCTACTTCTTCCATTTCTTCTCTCAGAAACCCTAACTTCCTCTTCCCTTCAACTTCATCACCGCATTCTTCAAAACTCTCTCTTCCTCCTCACTCTCTTTCGTTTTCCAACAATCGCAATCGCAATCGCATCTCCTTTCGATGCTTCGCTTCTCGTCCCATTCATGTCGTCAATCCCATCGTCGAAATGGACG GTGACGAAATGACCAGGATTATATGGACGATGATAAAGGATAAA CTTATATTTCCTTACCTGGATCTAAACATAAAGTATTTTGATTTGGGGATTGAAAATCGCGATGCTACTGACGACAGAGTGACTGTCGAAAGCGCGGAAGCTACTCTCAA GTACAATGTTGCTGTGAAATGTGCAACCATAACTCCTG ATGAGACCCGAGTCAAGGAATTTGGACTGAAGTCTATGTGGAGAAGCCCCAATGGCACAATAAGGAACATTTTAAATG GTACTGTATTTCGTGAGCCCATAATATGCCGCAATATACCCAGAATTATTCCTG GATGGAAAAAACCCATCTGTATTGGTAGGCATGCTTTTGGTGATCAGTATCGTGCCACCGATACAGTAATCAACGGACCGGGGAAGCTTAAGCTGGTATTTG TCCCAGAAGATGGTAACACTCCAGTGGAGCTTGATGTTCATAATTTCAAAGGCCCTGGTGTAGCTCTTGCTATGTACAATGTTGATGAG TCCATTCGAGCATTTGCTGAATCATCCATGTCACTAGCATTTACAAAGAAGTGGCCACTTTACTTAAGCACCAAAAACACAATTCTCAAGAAATATGATGGCAG ATTTAAAGACATATTTCAGGAGGTTTATGAGGAAAGGTGGCAGCAAAAGTTTGAAGAACACTCAATATG GTATGAGCATAGGCTAATTGATGACATGGTGGCATATGCACTCAAGAGTGAAGGTGGATATGTTTGGGCTTGTAAAAATTATGATGGCGATGTTCAAAGTGATTTACTTGCTCAAG GATTCGGCTCATTGGGCCTCATGGCTTCTGTGCTG TTATCTTCTGATGGCAAGACATTAGAAGCTGAGGCAGCTCATGGAACTGTAACTCGGCATTTCCGGTTTCATCAAAAGGGACAAGAAACCAGTACAAACAGTATTGCTTCCATATTTGCATGGACAAGAGGACTGGAACATAG AGCCAAGCTGGATAATAATGAAAAATTACTGGATTTTGCTAAGAAGTTGGAGGCTGCATGTGTTGAGACAGTAGAGTCAGGAAAGATGACCAAAGATCTTGCCCTTCTGATTCACGGGCCTAA GGTATCGAGGGAATTTTACTTGAACACTGAGGAATTTATAGATGCTGTGGCGTCTAATCTCGAGAGTAAGCTCCGAGAGCCTGCAACTGCAACGGTCTAA